From a region of the Brevibacterium siliguriense genome:
- a CDS encoding MetQ/NlpA family ABC transporter substrate-binding protein: protein MKTKLIAIAASATLLLSGCGLVGGGTDSVGEKDGDITKLTVGATPVPQGDILRYVDENLAEDAGLDIEVTEYTDYTLPNKALNDGDIDANYFQHKPYLDSEVEGQGYEITGFKPINLEPFALFSKDIKDVGDIPKNAKIGINNDPSNQGRALKMLEDAELITLKDGVDAVDAKLSDVEDNPKNVKFVEADAAQLARTLEDVDASVINGNNALEAGLSPAKDGILLEKAEDNPYGNFLAVRTENKNDENIKKLDELLHSPEVKKFIEKKWADGSVLPSF from the coding sequence ATGAAGACCAAGCTCATTGCGATCGCGGCCAGCGCGACCCTGCTGCTCTCGGGCTGCGGGCTCGTCGGCGGCGGCACCGATTCCGTCGGTGAGAAGGACGGCGACATCACGAAGCTCACCGTGGGTGCGACCCCGGTGCCGCAGGGCGACATACTGCGCTACGTGGATGAGAACCTCGCCGAGGATGCCGGCCTCGACATCGAGGTCACCGAGTACACGGACTACACGCTGCCGAACAAGGCGCTCAACGACGGCGACATCGACGCGAACTACTTCCAGCACAAGCCGTACCTCGATTCCGAGGTCGAGGGCCAGGGCTACGAGATCACCGGCTTCAAGCCCATCAACCTCGAGCCCTTCGCACTGTTCTCGAAGGACATCAAGGACGTGGGTGACATCCCGAAGAACGCGAAGATCGGCATCAACAACGATCCGTCGAACCAGGGTCGCGCGCTGAAGATGCTCGAAGACGCAGAGCTCATCACTCTCAAGGACGGCGTGGACGCGGTCGACGCGAAGCTCTCCGACGTCGAGGACAACCCGAAGAACGTGAAGTTCGTCGAGGCCGACGCCGCACAGCTGGCTCGCACCCTCGAAGACGTCGATGCTTCGGTGATCAACGGCAACAACGCCTTGGAAGCCGGACTGAGCCCGGCCAAGGACGGCATCCTGCTGGAGAAGGCCGAGGACAACCCGTACGGCAACTTCCTTGCCGTACGCACGGAGAACAAGAATGACGAGAACATCAAGAAGCTCGACGAGCTGCTCCACTCCCCCGAAGTGAAGAAGTTCATCGAGAAGAAGTGGGCCGACGGCTCCGTCCTCCCCAGCTTCTGA
- a CDS encoding methionine ABC transporter permease encodes MNDPTWFDNPAITDQMWPATIETLLMTAWSTGLAVLFGLPLGIWLFTASKGGLKSNPVVYRVLSFIVDITRSIPFIILIIALIPFARFVVGSALGWQATVVSLTIGAIPFYARLVENSLREVSEGKIEAALMMGASDGQVVRQVYVPEALPGLIGAATVTSVTLVSYTAMAGAVGGGGLGALAISYGYQRYQADTMIACIIVLVLIVTLIQFIGDRLARAVDHR; translated from the coding sequence ATGAACGATCCCACATGGTTCGACAACCCGGCGATCACCGATCAGATGTGGCCGGCAACCATCGAGACCCTGTTGATGACGGCCTGGTCGACCGGACTGGCCGTGCTCTTCGGACTGCCCTTGGGCATCTGGCTGTTCACCGCGTCGAAGGGCGGGCTGAAATCGAACCCGGTCGTCTATCGGGTGCTGTCCTTCATCGTCGACATCACTCGCTCGATCCCCTTCATCATCCTCATCATCGCCCTCATCCCCTTCGCCCGATTCGTCGTCGGCTCGGCGCTGGGCTGGCAGGCGACCGTGGTGTCGCTGACGATCGGCGCAATCCCCTTCTACGCCCGTCTGGTCGAGAACTCGCTGCGCGAGGTCTCCGAGGGCAAGATCGAAGCAGCACTGATGATGGGCGCCTCAGACGGCCAGGTCGTCCGCCAGGTCTACGTTCCCGAAGCTCTGCCCGGTCTCATCGGAGCCGCCACGGTCACCTCGGTGACCCTGGTCTCCTACACCGCGATGGCCGGTGCCGTCGGCGGCGGCGGTCTCGGCGCGCTGGCGATCTCCTACGGCTACCAGCGCTACCAGGCGGACACGATGATCGCCTGCATCATCGTCCTCGTCCTCATCGTCACGCTCATCCAGTTCATCGGCGACCGGCTGGCCCGCGCGGTCGACCACCGCTGA
- a CDS encoding methionine ABC transporter ATP-binding protein, giving the protein MIELRALRKVFGGTVALEEIDLSVPAGEIHGIVGRSGAGKSTLIRCLTGLESPTSGTVSIDGVDLTNQSGAGLREARRSIGMVFQHVNLLDSSTALKNVAHPLKIAEVPKAERLAKARELLDFVGLGDRVDNYPAQLSGGQKQRVGIARALAAEPKVLLCDEPTSALDSTTTDQILGLIRSLRDRLGITVLIITHEMSVIREICDSVTLLADGRVAKTGKLAEVIAEPGSVLAKDLVPLPPVSLDDGAGSLVEVSLADTDLPTVLAAARNAGASAEAILAGAVETIEGRQVGRLRFSVDSAEQAQDLIGALKADGIHAEEAA; this is encoded by the coding sequence GTGATCGAACTGCGCGCACTGCGGAAGGTGTTCGGAGGCACCGTCGCCCTGGAGGAGATCGACCTCTCGGTCCCTGCTGGAGAGATCCACGGCATCGTCGGCCGCTCCGGTGCCGGAAAGTCCACGCTCATCCGCTGCCTGACCGGACTCGAGTCCCCCACCTCCGGGACGGTGTCGATCGACGGCGTCGACCTCACGAACCAGTCCGGTGCCGGACTGCGCGAGGCCCGTCGCAGCATCGGCATGGTCTTCCAGCACGTCAACCTCCTCGATTCGAGCACGGCGCTGAAGAACGTCGCTCACCCGCTCAAGATCGCCGAAGTGCCGAAGGCCGAACGTCTGGCCAAGGCCCGTGAACTCCTCGATTTCGTCGGCCTCGGCGACCGCGTCGACAACTACCCTGCTCAGCTTTCAGGCGGACAGAAACAGCGCGTCGGCATCGCCCGGGCGCTGGCCGCAGAGCCGAAGGTGCTGCTGTGCGATGAGCCCACCTCGGCGCTGGATTCGACGACGACGGATCAGATCCTCGGCCTCATCCGCTCTCTGCGCGACCGTCTGGGCATCACCGTCCTCATCATCACCCACGAGATGTCCGTCATCCGCGAGATCTGCGACTCCGTGACACTCCTCGCCGACGGCCGCGTGGCCAAGACCGGGAAGCTCGCCGAGGTCATCGCCGAACCCGGATCGGTTCTGGCCAAGGATCTCGTCCCCCTGCCTCCGGTCAGCCTCGATGACGGGGCCGGCAGCCTCGTCGAGGTGTCCCTGGCCGACACCGACCTGCCCACAGTGCTCGCCGCCGCACGGAATGCCGGAGCGAGCGCTGAGGCGATCCTCGCCGGTGCCGTGGAGACGATCGAGGGCCGTCAGGTCGGTCGTCTGCGCTTCTCCGTCGACTCGGCCGAACAGGCGCAAGACCTGATCGGCGCCCTGAAAGCCGATGGAATCCATGCGGAGGAGGCTGCCTGA
- a CDS encoding glycosyltransferase: MYEESSRIAAIVPCHNEEITVAKVVGDLKAAVPGITVYVYDNCSSDRTSQRAAEAGAIVRKENVPGKGNVVRRAFADIDADIYVMIDGDDTYEAAHLPEMIDTLLSGPYDHVLGVRQDNQETTSYRPGHEAGNKMFNRLTGWLFGSHVSDMLSGYRVFSRRFVKSFPAISRRFEIETELTVHTMSLRLPTTEVAVDFRDRPAGSESKLSTFKDGFRILGLISALVRHERPRLFYGTLTTVLAALSLALGLPVVWEFWQTGLVPRFPTAILAAALMGLAFLLGSVGLTLDGLRRARRETSRLVYLSLPAVSGRPLTQRRDLTQDRDPRQTGPADDEFSAPEAGLFAEAARLEPSRQVRARFAS; encoded by the coding sequence ATGTACGAAGAGTCGAGCAGGATCGCGGCGATCGTTCCCTGCCACAACGAGGAGATCACCGTCGCCAAGGTCGTCGGCGACCTCAAGGCCGCCGTCCCGGGCATCACGGTCTACGTCTACGACAACTGCTCGAGTGATCGCACCTCGCAGCGTGCTGCCGAAGCCGGTGCCATCGTGCGCAAGGAGAACGTTCCCGGCAAGGGCAATGTCGTCCGCCGCGCCTTCGCCGACATCGACGCCGACATCTACGTGATGATCGACGGCGACGACACCTACGAGGCGGCCCACCTTCCCGAGATGATCGACACCCTGCTCTCCGGCCCGTACGACCATGTGCTCGGCGTTCGCCAGGACAACCAGGAGACCACGTCCTACCGGCCGGGCCACGAAGCCGGGAACAAGATGTTCAACCGGCTGACCGGGTGGCTCTTCGGTTCGCACGTGTCCGACATGCTTTCGGGCTACCGCGTCTTCTCCCGCCGCTTCGTCAAGTCGTTCCCCGCCATCAGCCGCCGGTTCGAGATCGAAACCGAGCTGACCGTGCACACGATGTCCCTCCGCCTTCCCACCACCGAGGTGGCCGTGGACTTCCGTGACCGACCCGCCGGAAGCGAGTCGAAGCTCTCGACCTTCAAGGATGGGTTCCGCATCCTCGGGCTGATCTCCGCCCTCGTCCGGCACGAACGACCCCGCCTGTTCTACGGCACGCTCACCACCGTGCTCGCTGCCCTGTCGCTGGCCCTCGGCCTTCCCGTGGTGTGGGAGTTCTGGCAGACCGGGCTCGTGCCCAGGTTCCCCACCGCGATCCTTGCCGCCGCGCTCATGGGGCTGGCGTTCCTGCTCGGCAGCGTCGGCCTGACCTTGGACGGTCTGCGCAGGGCCCGCCGCGAGACCTCGCGCCTGGTCTACCTCAGCCTGCCCGCCGTCAGCGGTCGACCCCTCACACAGCGCCGGGACCTCACGCAGGACCGGGACCCGAGACAGACCGGTCCCGCGGACGACGAGTTCTCAGCTCCGGAGGCAGGGCTCTTCGCCGAGGCCGCACGGTTGGAGCCGAGTCGGCAGGTGCGGGCACGCTTCGCTTCATGA
- a CDS encoding GtrA family protein codes for MKESFSDRLRRLAVEAFKFLTVGGLGYIVDVGLSNLLAYGFGPIPALLEGSPIKSKIISTILSMVVVWIGNRLWTYGDRTTNSNMRGIVLFVAVNLAGMVITVIPLGVTWYLLDMRDQLTYNISTNVIGIGLAMIFRFYAYRTWVFKDESPHAEVVVPLEESSRVPGDRG; via the coding sequence ATGAAAGAGTCATTCTCGGACCGTCTCCGGCGCCTGGCGGTGGAAGCCTTCAAGTTCCTCACCGTCGGCGGGCTCGGCTATATCGTCGATGTCGGCCTGTCGAACCTGCTGGCCTACGGATTCGGTCCGATCCCCGCCCTTCTTGAGGGCAGCCCGATCAAGTCGAAGATCATCTCGACGATTCTATCGATGGTCGTCGTATGGATCGGCAACAGACTCTGGACCTACGGCGACCGGACCACGAACTCGAATATGCGCGGCATCGTCCTGTTCGTCGCGGTCAACCTCGCCGGCATGGTCATCACCGTCATCCCGCTCGGCGTGACCTGGTATCTGCTCGATATGCGCGACCAGCTCACCTACAACATCTCGACGAATGTCATCGGCATCGGGCTGGCAATGATCTTCCGCTTCTACGCCTACCGCACTTGGGTGTTCAAAGACGAGTCACCCCACGCCGAGGTGGTCGTTCCCTTGGAAGAGTCGAGCCGAGTCCCCGGCGACCGCGGCTGA
- a CDS encoding sensor histidine kinase, translating into MTTGLSRRLRLRWPRSRVAGIVALANVFAFSILVAEQATEWSSRWEPAALLWWVGGLTVVIGVVLVVVTIVVSALARSWWARAVIAVVVTAIQASVRTVFLLPSTILDGDSRGGLIIWVTGASGYLMAIATGFLVAALIEREDRERARRRAEEERTRDAVAELEREELRVRRLVADRLHGTVQHRLVVVASGLDQIADRLTAGDEDPARWAPTLRDWALDLDELREEHVRALSHSLFPSGADLGTYEAIRALLDRLPPTVATTVELGPTMKELVRRLHAPLPLRDRLVVVYTTEEAVTNAIKHGSADRVTVWVEARNHGGSWELEVCVDDNGTGPVSDTPPLSGLARHRARAEARGGSLHLERNEDGGGRLRLLLPFVPEESHQGEGGRQASDALRD; encoded by the coding sequence ATGACGACTGGGTTGTCGCGGAGGCTGCGGCTGCGCTGGCCCCGGTCGAGGGTCGCAGGCATCGTCGCCCTCGCCAACGTCTTCGCATTCTCCATCCTCGTCGCCGAGCAGGCGACCGAGTGGAGCAGCAGGTGGGAGCCGGCCGCCCTGCTGTGGTGGGTCGGCGGCCTCACCGTCGTCATCGGAGTCGTGCTCGTCGTCGTGACGATCGTCGTCAGCGCTCTCGCCCGGTCCTGGTGGGCACGCGCGGTCATCGCCGTCGTCGTCACTGCGATCCAAGCGTCTGTGCGGACGGTGTTTCTGCTCCCGTCGACGATCCTCGACGGGGATTCCCGCGGCGGCCTCATCATCTGGGTGACAGGGGCTAGCGGGTATCTCATGGCGATCGCCACCGGGTTCCTCGTCGCTGCACTGATCGAGCGTGAAGACCGGGAGAGAGCCCGCCGCCGGGCCGAAGAGGAACGCACACGAGACGCCGTCGCCGAACTCGAGCGAGAAGAGCTGCGTGTGCGCCGCCTCGTGGCCGATCGGCTCCACGGCACGGTCCAGCATCGCCTCGTCGTCGTCGCCAGCGGCCTCGACCAGATCGCAGATCGGCTCACGGCCGGGGACGAGGATCCCGCCCGATGGGCACCCACTCTGCGCGACTGGGCACTCGACCTCGACGAGTTGCGCGAGGAGCATGTGCGCGCACTCAGTCACAGTCTCTTCCCTTCGGGTGCGGATCTCGGCACGTATGAGGCGATCCGGGCGCTGCTCGATCGTCTTCCTCCCACCGTGGCGACGACCGTCGAACTCGGGCCGACGATGAAGGAGCTGGTCCGGAGACTGCATGCTCCGCTGCCGCTGCGTGATCGCCTCGTCGTCGTTTACACCACCGAAGAGGCGGTGACGAACGCAATCAAGCACGGCAGCGCCGACCGTGTCACCGTGTGGGTCGAGGCTCGCAACCACGGCGGGAGTTGGGAGCTCGAGGTCTGCGTCGACGACAACGGGACAGGGCCCGTCTCCGATACTCCGCCGCTCTCCGGCCTTGCACGCCACCGGGCCCGTGCAGAAGCGCGCGGCGGCTCACTGCATCTTGAGCGCAACGAGGACGGCGGAGGTCGTCTGCGCCTGCTGCTTCCATTCGTCCCGGAGGAGTCACATCAGGGCGAGGGAGGTCGGCAGGCGTCGGACGCACTCCGCGACTGA
- a CDS encoding response regulator transcription factor produces MTATTIASKRPRPIRVSIVEDEAFMRSMLVRTVDEAEDLRVVHAVDSVSAARLAISAHSTDVALLDVNLGDGNGVALGLELQRRDPRIAVMLLSSLDVMGLFLSVQDETSEPWSYLSKRSSFTSSVLVGAIAAAADGDVVIDPSLVQRSTPRAGTEVAGLTKAQFEVLRLVAEGLSNEAVAGRLHISERSVESHLLSIYRRLGIEKAGTNRRVHAVLAFLEQTGRSWRR; encoded by the coding sequence ATGACTGCCACAACGATCGCTTCGAAGCGCCCGCGCCCCATCCGCGTCAGCATCGTCGAGGACGAGGCATTCATGCGCTCGATGCTCGTCAGGACGGTCGACGAAGCCGAAGATCTGCGAGTTGTCCATGCCGTCGACAGCGTTTCCGCAGCCAGACTCGCGATCAGCGCGCACAGCACCGATGTCGCCCTGCTCGACGTCAACCTCGGCGACGGCAACGGGGTGGCACTGGGACTCGAGCTGCAGCGCAGGGACCCGCGGATCGCGGTGATGCTGCTCTCGAGCCTCGACGTCATGGGACTCTTCCTCTCCGTCCAGGACGAGACGAGCGAACCCTGGAGCTATCTGTCCAAACGGTCGTCGTTCACGAGCAGCGTCCTCGTCGGAGCGATCGCGGCCGCCGCCGACGGTGACGTCGTCATCGATCCGTCGCTCGTCCAGCGATCGACGCCGCGGGCCGGAACCGAGGTCGCCGGGCTGACGAAGGCCCAATTCGAGGTCCTCCGGCTGGTCGCGGAGGGCCTGTCGAACGAAGCAGTGGCGGGGCGCCTCCACATCTCCGAGAGATCGGTCGAAAGTCACCTGCTCTCGATCTACCGCCGTCTCGGGATCGAGAAGGCGGGCACCAACCGTCGGGTCCACGCGGTGCTGGCGTTCCTCGAGCAGACGGGTCGCTCATGGCGCAGATGA
- a CDS encoding SipW-dependent-type signal peptide-containing protein, translated as MSEKYPTTDQTMTADGTSAPRRRRRKLLAITSGGIVLGIGAAVTLAAWTDREAAKGDFASGSFALESSLDGANFTDTSGAGDALVLTFDDMAENLSPTDTASSVYAIRLDRSSTYSASVSGAVEATGSAADNLSYSVQRVSDISGGTPVGGALVSAEPVTSTNVHEDMFSVSSLGDVVFLKVTVKADSDLGQGESADVTWNLTGTSVDSL; from the coding sequence ATGTCCGAGAAGTACCCCACCACAGACCAGACCATGACCGCCGACGGAACCTCCGCTCCGCGCAGGCGCCGGCGCAAGCTGCTGGCGATCACCTCCGGCGGAATCGTGCTCGGCATCGGCGCGGCCGTCACTCTCGCCGCGTGGACGGACAGAGAAGCGGCGAAGGGTGACTTCGCCTCCGGGTCCTTCGCCCTCGAAAGCAGCCTGGACGGCGCGAACTTCACCGACACCTCGGGAGCGGGCGATGCACTCGTCCTCACGTTCGACGATATGGCTGAGAATCTGTCTCCGACCGATACGGCGAGCTCGGTCTATGCGATCCGTCTCGACCGGTCCTCGACCTACTCGGCCTCCGTGTCGGGCGCGGTCGAGGCCACCGGAAGCGCGGCGGACAATCTCAGCTATTCGGTGCAGAGGGTCTCCGACATCTCCGGCGGCACCCCCGTCGGCGGCGCTCTCGTCAGCGCCGAGCCGGTGACATCGACGAATGTGCATGAGGACATGTTCTCCGTCAGCTCCCTCGGTGACGTCGTCTTCCTCAAGGTGACGGTCAAGGCCGACTCCGACCTCGGTCAAGGTGAGAGCGCCGATGTCACATGGAACCTCACCGGCACGTCGGTCGACTCGCTATGA
- a CDS encoding SipW-dependent-type signal peptide-containing protein, which produces MTGRRSSNARAAAAVVSIVIGGCAFGAITGTTLAAWQDEESTVASFAAGTFDTQSQGTGDGWTHHEAASPASLGAEITGLAPGGTASEPAAGQSHYSAFRIRTSEDSSRGGTVRVSAVNIDGALARALEYRVVVGDGRDCEVAADDPASELLVGGPQSYQPASSSAGSDTEVTIGAHGSDPAELCLDLRIAAPSGTDSGDDVQGAAATAVLTVAVTQN; this is translated from the coding sequence ATGACCGGTCGGCGAAGCTCGAACGCGCGGGCCGCCGCAGCGGTTGTGTCGATCGTCATCGGCGGGTGCGCCTTCGGTGCGATCACCGGCACGACTCTTGCGGCCTGGCAGGACGAGGAGTCCACCGTAGCGAGCTTCGCCGCCGGCACCTTCGACACTCAGTCACAGGGGACCGGTGACGGATGGACCCACCACGAGGCGGCTTCCCCCGCTTCGCTCGGGGCCGAGATCACCGGTCTCGCGCCGGGCGGTACGGCCTCGGAACCGGCTGCGGGACAGTCGCACTACAGCGCATTCCGCATCCGGACCTCGGAGGACAGCAGTCGCGGCGGAACGGTCCGAGTCAGCGCGGTGAACATCGATGGGGCGCTGGCCCGGGCCCTCGAATACAGGGTCGTCGTCGGAGACGGACGCGACTGTGAGGTTGCCGCCGACGACCCCGCCTCGGAGCTCCTCGTCGGCGGACCGCAGAGTTACCAGCCGGCATCCTCGTCGGCGGGAAGCGACACCGAGGTGACGATCGGCGCACATGGCAGCGATCCCGCCGAACTGTGCCTGGACCTGCGCATCGCAGCTCCGAGCGGCACCGACTCCGGCGACGATGTCCAAGGCGCGGCGGCCACGGCCGTTCTCACCGTCGCTGTCACTCAGAACTGA
- a CDS encoding signal peptidase I yields MSTLDAAPRTRREATAEAPKAARSRLRRRMHILGDLLLWVTASAGVLFAVLAVLTMLMGFRVMLFATGSMSPTIPAGSAALVALVDAPDVRVGDVVTVDRGEGSLPVTHRVVAVEPGAVSEERLLTLRGDANAENDPTPYAVSQVGRVVTSVPGVASTIAALGRPTVLAPLGVAAAGFVVWGLWPRKRERGEGR; encoded by the coding sequence ATGTCGACTCTCGACGCCGCTCCGCGAACTCGGCGGGAAGCGACGGCCGAAGCCCCGAAGGCTGCTCGGTCCCGGCTGCGCAGGCGGATGCACATCCTCGGCGATCTGCTGCTGTGGGTGACCGCCTCGGCGGGGGTGCTCTTCGCAGTGCTCGCGGTCCTCACGATGCTGATGGGCTTCCGAGTGATGCTCTTCGCCACCGGCTCGATGAGCCCGACGATTCCCGCGGGTTCTGCCGCACTCGTCGCCCTTGTCGATGCCCCTGATGTCCGGGTCGGCGATGTCGTCACGGTCGACCGGGGCGAAGGATCCTTGCCGGTGACTCACCGAGTCGTCGCAGTGGAACCGGGGGCGGTGTCCGAGGAGCGGCTGCTCACGCTGCGCGGCGATGCCAATGCGGAGAACGATCCCACGCCGTATGCCGTATCGCAGGTCGGACGTGTCGTCACCTCGGTGCCGGGTGTCGCCTCAACCATCGCCGCACTGGGACGCCCCACGGTGCTCGCTCCGTTGGGAGTCGCTGCCGCCGGATTCGTTGTCTGGGGTCTGTGGCCCCGGAAGAGGGAGCGGGGTGAGGGACGATGA
- a CDS encoding DUF6716 putative glycosyltransferase has product MTIPEPGDPHYSGPMLPPSLSVAPPRRSAGLAPIRILSVSDSESYLKWATQMLSSLPDVEGRVFLVDNPILPTDEQIASAVAGTDWEHREIPVIARSDLAQVIADHSPDIVLGAATGPIVAQVFLTAHTRTNRPALVSGLPGMGLPASGKGMNYRRLMDAFIAHSAAEVAAYTEASTKSQVPCEVMLARLPMLRSEGIPQLKSTTPEAAPHTLVFAPQAKVPAERVDREAIIAALAKFADRNPDSTAVVKMRSRPGEFETHHEQHSYFEILEDFRTRRIPSSSRIELGYGPLSDFLTEGSALVTVSSTAALESIDRGIPTLLISDFGFDDELLNEVFEDSGATGTLADVAAGAIGFPDPEWLTENYFHPVDGQLRRDLGLVATRARAGQLPNRRAALLKQKRMLLRAELRTVTPAPVVSAYRRLRGTR; this is encoded by the coding sequence ATGACGATTCCTGAACCAGGCGATCCCCACTACAGCGGGCCGATGCTGCCTCCGTCGCTATCAGTCGCCCCGCCTCGGCGATCGGCCGGGCTCGCCCCGATCCGCATCCTCTCGGTCTCCGACAGCGAGTCGTACCTCAAATGGGCGACGCAGATGTTGTCGTCGTTGCCGGATGTCGAAGGACGTGTGTTCCTCGTCGACAATCCGATCCTGCCGACGGACGAGCAGATCGCCAGCGCCGTCGCCGGCACCGATTGGGAGCACCGCGAGATCCCCGTCATCGCCCGGTCCGACCTCGCCCAGGTCATCGCCGACCACTCCCCCGATATCGTCCTCGGCGCCGCCACCGGTCCGATCGTCGCCCAGGTCTTCCTCACCGCGCACACCCGCACGAACCGGCCGGCGTTGGTCTCGGGGCTGCCCGGGATGGGCCTGCCGGCCAGCGGCAAGGGGATGAACTATCGCCGCCTGATGGATGCGTTCATCGCCCATTCCGCCGCCGAGGTGGCCGCCTACACCGAAGCGAGTACCAAGTCGCAGGTGCCGTGCGAGGTGATGTTGGCGCGACTGCCGATGCTGCGCTCGGAAGGCATTCCGCAGTTGAAGAGCACCACCCCCGAGGCGGCCCCGCACACTCTGGTATTCGCCCCGCAGGCGAAGGTCCCGGCCGAACGAGTCGACCGTGAGGCGATCATCGCTGCCCTGGCCAAGTTCGCCGACAGGAACCCGGACTCGACGGCAGTCGTCAAGATGCGGTCGCGTCCTGGCGAGTTCGAGACCCACCACGAGCAGCATTCCTACTTCGAGATCCTCGAAGACTTCCGCACTCGCAGAATCCCCAGTTCGTCACGCATCGAGCTCGGATACGGCCCCCTCAGCGACTTCCTCACAGAGGGTTCGGCTCTGGTCACAGTGTCCTCGACTGCGGCTCTTGAATCCATCGATCGCGGCATTCCGACCCTGCTCATCTCGGACTTCGGCTTCGACGACGAGCTGCTCAATGAGGTCTTCGAAGACTCGGGTGCCACCGGCACCTTGGCCGATGTCGCTGCCGGAGCGATCGGGTTCCCTGACCCGGAATGGCTGACCGAGAACTACTTCCACCCTGTCGACGGACAGCTGCGCCGTGACCTCGGGCTGGTGGCCACCCGGGCACGGGCCGGTCAGCTGCCGAACCGTCGGGCCGCGCTGCTCAAGCAGAAACGGATGCTGCTCCGTGCCGAGTTGCGCACCGTCACCCCAGCCCCCGTAGTCAGCGCCTACCGCAGGCTGCGCGGCACCCGCTGA
- a CDS encoding polysialyltransferase family glycosyltransferase, with amino-acid sequence MTQIIEISTQYQLANISALIRAGRLGEANERRILVVANNSFAPELTPAADAMPGSTGLLADFDAVVDWNATIWPNHPKAFGISGERAPIMERALLREWDIDDPEELELIVESLPSHPAGALTQIFATADISVHSDGLMSYGPIRNPLSLPQWQRLTTIYYTDLLPGITPRQLAEHNPNRVVLPTADLAGVIDEMTAEVADELASAHLDAPIEGSALVLGQYLAQLDLITADEELDLHMQMLDVVKAAGLTTVIFKPHPTSARTTTGPLRRRSEELGLDFVLADVPLLAEIVVSAIRPELVVSCFSTGLATAKGLFGCETAAVGTTQLLDALAPYQNSNRIPLTIIDALHSGRYSLTDDLAEAGASSRGAAGSGAAASAGTRAGSAKDLNPLIDAVTYCMQSDSASYLRQNAVDFLVGAVGGPDMKYFKRKRLTKLDLPGQQEIPLHRKTLSAAKQRLVSKAKRTQHVLKDYGITVDPSKLRKNG; translated from the coding sequence ATGACGCAGATCATCGAGATCTCCACCCAGTACCAGCTCGCGAACATCTCCGCGCTCATCCGGGCGGGCCGCCTCGGCGAGGCGAATGAACGACGGATCCTCGTCGTGGCGAACAACTCCTTCGCCCCCGAGCTCACCCCGGCCGCCGATGCGATGCCCGGGTCGACCGGGCTGTTGGCCGACTTCGATGCAGTCGTGGATTGGAATGCCACGATCTGGCCCAACCATCCGAAGGCCTTCGGCATCTCAGGCGAGCGCGCCCCGATCATGGAACGCGCCCTGCTCCGGGAGTGGGACATCGACGATCCCGAAGAGCTTGAGCTCATCGTCGAATCCCTGCCCAGCCACCCCGCCGGCGCACTCACGCAGATCTTCGCTACGGCCGATATCAGCGTCCATTCCGACGGGCTGATGAGTTACGGGCCGATCCGCAATCCGCTCAGCCTGCCGCAGTGGCAGCGGCTGACAACGATCTACTACACGGATCTGCTGCCCGGCATCACCCCACGTCAGCTGGCCGAACACAACCCGAACCGGGTGGTGCTGCCGACCGCCGATCTCGCTGGGGTCATCGATGAGATGACCGCCGAGGTGGCCGATGAGCTGGCGAGCGCCCACCTCGATGCCCCGATCGAGGGCAGTGCGCTCGTGCTCGGGCAGTACCTCGCACAACTCGACCTCATCACGGCCGACGAAGAGCTCGATCTGCACATGCAGATGCTCGATGTGGTCAAGGCCGCGGGTCTGACCACGGTGATCTTCAAACCGCATCCCACCTCGGCGCGGACGACGACCGGTCCGCTGCGTCGACGCAGCGAGGAGCTCGGCCTCGACTTCGTCCTCGCCGATGTGCCCCTGCTGGCCGAAATCGTCGTCTCCGCCATCCGACCCGAACTCGTCGTCTCCTGCTTCTCGACAGGTCTGGCGACGGCGAAGGGCCTCTTCGGGTGTGAGACCGCGGCCGTCGGGACCACGCAGCTGCTGGACGCGCTCGCTCCGTATCAGAACAGCAACCGCATCCCGCTGACCATCATCGATGCCCTGCACTCTGGTCGGTATTCCCTGACGGACGACCTCGCCGAGGCGGGGGCGTCGTCCCGTGGGGCTGCCGGGTCAGGCGCGGCGGCCAGTGCGGGTACGCGAGCGGGCTCGGCGAAGGACCTCAATCCGCTCATCGATGCGGTCACCTACTGCATGCAGTCGGACTCGGCATCGTATCTGCGGCAGAACGCGGTCGACTTCCTCGTCGGCGCCGTGGGCGGTCCCGATATGAAGTACTTCAAGCGCAAACGACTGACCAAGCTCGATCTGCCTGGGCAGCAGGAGATCCCCCTGCACAGGAAGACCCTCAGTGCTGCCAAGCAGCGGCTGGTCTCGAAGGCGAAGCGCACCCAGCACGTGCTCAAGGACTACGGCATCACCGTCGATCCATCGAAGCTGAGAAAGAATGGCTGA